From Deltaproteobacteria bacterium, a single genomic window includes:
- a CDS encoding heme-binding protein, which yields MAIPGEKAIQMVRSAHNQAAQLDIAVTAVVVDPSGRMIALGRMDKARPITVEIALNKAYTAASFQQPTKDLAGVANQAWFQSLVVSSSGKIMPGAGALPIAEGGAIVGAIAVSGGTDDQDQKCAEVALAGYQT from the coding sequence ATGGCAATCCCAGGAGAAAAAGCGATTCAGATGGTACGTAGCGCGCATAACCAAGCGGCGCAGCTAGACATCGCGGTGACCGCGGTGGTGGTGGATCCGAGCGGGCGCATGATCGCCCTGGGGCGCATGGACAAAGCGCGGCCGATCACCGTCGAGATCGCCTTGAATAAAGCCTACACCGCGGCGAGCTTTCAACAGCCGACCAAAGATTTAGCCGGCGTCGCCAATCAAGCTTGGTTTCAAAGCCTGGTAGTTTCGAGCAGCGGTAAGATCATGCCCGGCGCTGGCGCGCTGCCGATCGCCGAAGGCGGCGCCATCGTCGGCGCCATTGCAGTCTCTGGCGGCACCGACGATCAAGATCAAAAATGCGCCGAAGTGGCGCTCGCCGGGTACCAAACATGA